One part of the Scatophagus argus isolate fScaArg1 chromosome 12, fScaArg1.pri, whole genome shotgun sequence genome encodes these proteins:
- the LOC124068422 gene encoding protocadherin beta-16-like has protein sequence MSGGTMRRQVLLFISIFSLSSVLGQVSYSIPEEMSKGSLVGNIAQDLGLDVKRLKSGKARIYTGDNAEHIELNKDRGVLLVKERIDREALCGQTTPCALHLQITLEDPIEFFTVTVEITDINDNAPSFKKDEMKFRISESAVIGAKFVLERAMDLDVGVNGLQSYSLKPTDNFNLKVQNQQDGSKKVEMVLQKHLDREAQEHLSLTLTALDGGDPQLTGTMRIEISVLDVNDNAPVFTQEIYKVTIMETAPKGTVLSTVSAVDADQGSNGKVSYSITNTLDDVPVMFQIDEENGVVVLSGGLDYEKAQHYEIHVQASDDGGLTDSCKIIVEVTDTNDNHPSINIMSKTNSISENSKPGTVVTIFNVEDLDSGENGKVACYIEENMPFLMKTTSKKFFSLVTDSELDRERASEYNISVSCSDEGVPSLSSSVTLTLQISDVNDNAPVFERSSYEAYIVENNTPGLSIFTVRARDADWNQNARVSYILEDSSVNGVPVSSYVSVSADSGVIHAVRSFDYEHIKDFHFRVRAQDGGSPPLSSNVTVKILIQDQNDNPPQVLYPVQTGGSMVAEMVPRSADVGYLVTKVVAVDVDSGQNAWLSYKLQKATDRALFEVGLQNGEIRTIRQVTDKDAVKQRLSVIVEDNGQPSRSATVIVNVAVADSFPEVLSEFTDFAHDKEYNDKLTFYLVLALAVVSFLFITCLVVIISVKIYRWRQSRILYESKLPVIPYYPPRYSDTLGTGTLQHVYNYEVCRTTDSRKSDCKFGRAGSQNVLIMEPSSTGTMQRIQSDKSILDEPDSPLEVRKL, from the coding sequence ATGTCGGGCGGAACAATGAGACGGCAAGTACTGTTGTTCATCTCAATTTTTTCCCTCAGCTCAGTACTCGGGCAGGTCAGTTACTCCATTCCGGAGGAAATGTCTAAAGGCTCTCTGGTTGGTAACATAGCGCAGGATTTAGGGTTAGACGTGAAAAGACTGAAGTCGGGTAAAGCTCGCATATATACAGGAGACAATGCAGAGCACATCGAGCTGAATAAAGACAGAGGAGTCCTGCTTGTGAAAGAGAGAATCGACCGAGAGGCGCTCTGTGGACAGACAACACCTTGCGCTTTACATCTTCAGATTACACTGGAAGACCCGATTGAATTCTTCACAGTCACGGTAGAAATAACTGACATTAACGACAATGCACCCAGCTTCAAAAAGGATGAGATGAAATTTCGGATTAGTGAGTCGGCTGTGATTGGAGCTAAATTTGTGCTGGAAAGAGCTATGGATCTGGATGTCGGTGTGAACGGACTGCAGAGTTATTCGCTAAAACCCACAGACAATTTTAATCTAAAAGTCCAAAATCAGCAAGATGGGAGTAAAAAGGTGGAGATGGTCTTGCAAAAACACCTAGACAGAGAGGCGCAAGAGCACCTCTCTTTGACTCTCACAGCTCTTGACGGCGGTGATCCTCAGCTGACGGGAACAATGAGAATAGAAATTTCAGTGCTAGACGTTAATGACAATGCCCCCGTATTTACGCAGGAAATATATAAGGTAACCATAATGGAGACGGCTCCAAAGGGCACAGTTTTGAGCACTGTTAGTGCTGTAGATGCTGATCAAGGTTCGAATGGAAAAGTGTCGTATTCAATAACAAACACGTTGGATGATGTCCCTGTTATGTTTCAAATCGACGAAGAAAACGGTGTGGTAGTTTTATCTGGAGGTCTGGATTATGAAAAGGCGCAGCACTATGAAATACACGTACAAGCTAGTGATGATGGAGGACTAACAGATTCGTGTAAGATTATTGTTGAGGTTACCGACACGAACGATAATCACCCGTCTATTAATATTATGTCTAAAACGAATTCGATATCAGAAAACTCTAAGCCGGGAACTGTTGTGACTATATTTAACGTTGAAGATCTCGACTctggagaaaatggaaaagtcGCATGTTATATCGAAGAGAATATGCCATTTCTGATGAAAACAACATCCAAAAAATTCTTTAGCCTCGTGACAGACAGCGagttagacagagagagagcgtcAGAGTATAACATCAGTGTGAGCTGCTCTGATGAGGGAGTGCCCTCCCTCTCCAGCAGCGTCACTCTCACCTTACAGATCTCTGACGTGAATGACAACGCGCCTGTCTTTGAGAGGAGCTCATATGAGGCCTACATTGTAGAAAACAACACACCAGGCCTCTCCATATTCACAGTGAGAGCCAGAGACGCTGACTGGAACCAGAATGCCCGCGTTTCTTACATCCTGGAGGACTCCTCTGTTAACGGAGTGCCAGTCTCCTCATATGTGTCCGTTAGTGCTGATAGTGGAGTCATCCATGCAGTGCGCTCTTTTGACTACGAGCACATCAAAGATTTCCACTTCCGCGTCAGAGCGCAGGACGGAGGCTCCCCTCCTCTCAGCAGCAACGTGACAGTGAAAATCCTGATCCAGGACCAGAACGACAACCCCCCTCAGGTCCTGTACCCAGTCCAGACCGGCGGCTCTATGGTGGCCGAGATGGTGCCTCGTTCAGCAGATGTGGGCTACCTGGTGACTAAAGTGGTGGCTGTTGATGTGGACTCTGGGCAGAACGCGTGGCTGTCGTATAAACTGCAGAAAGCCACAGACAGGGCGCTGTTTGAAGTGGGCTTACAGAATGGAGAAATAAGAACTATCCGCCAAGTGACTGATAaagatgctgtgaaacaaagactgagtgTTATAGTGGAGGACAACGGGCAGCCCTCTCGTTCAGCTACAGTCATTGTTAACGTGGCGGTGGCGGACAGCTTCCCTGAAGTGCTGTCGGAGTTCACTGACTTTGCACACGACAAGGAGTACAATGACAAGCTGACTTTTTACTTAGTGTTGGCTTTGGCTGTGGTTTCCTTCCTGTTCATCACGTGTTTGGTGGTTATTATATCAGTGAAAATCTACAGATGGAGACAGTCTCGCATCCTGTATGAGTCCAAGCTCCCTGTGATTCCATATTATCCACCACGTTACTCAGACACTTTGGGGACAGGGACTCTGCAACACGTGTACAATTACGAGGTGTGCAGGACGACTGACTCCAGAAAGAGTGACTGTAAGTTCGGCAGAGCTGGTAGTCAGAACGTGCTGATAATGGAGCCCAGTTCTACAGGGACGATGCAGCGGATACAGAGTGACAAGAGCATCCTGGACGAGCCAGACTCTCCTCTAGAGGTTAGAAAACTGTAa